From the Anguilla rostrata isolate EN2019 chromosome 12, ASM1855537v3, whole genome shotgun sequence genome, the window TCCAGTGAACCCACGCCAGGAAGGGACGCATCCCCGCTGGGATCAGCTTCTAGCCCGTTGCGGTTCAGTCGGCTCAGCCGAGGTAAGAACAGCACACTCCTGTATCTGAACCTGCATTGTGTTCGCCTAAATAAATACTACAATACGCAAAAAAGATTGTGCCAAGTCACACTTAGAGAGAGCAATTGTACAATTAGAGAGAGCGATTCCATAACTTTATAACGACACAGACTGAGACTAAGGATATCGGTAGTCTATTCACAGATTcgataaaaaaatctttaaaatcttAATTACTGTGCGTAGACTTGTGGTTATCATTTGACTTTGTAGTTAACCCTATACCAATATGATACTGAAAGACAGGTGCCCTTCAACGTACTCTACTCAAAAATCAATCTAGTTGTATAAAATTCTGGCTTTTAAATGAAACAGGACGTATATTAGGCTATGTTgaacagggctgcagtgttGAAAGCTGGAAAACACGAAGCGCAGTGATCTGTAGCCGCGGATATGAGCATTAACAGAACACATTAAGGGACTACAGATATACATAATCTGAATGGTAATCTGTGCACGATATGATGAGAGGAAATTAATTTGGCTCCAGCCCTACAGTCAAGTCAGGATGTAATCGTGGCTGCAATTCAACAACACGCGCTGCCTTTGACCTACATACCGAGCTTTAGCCGCCAGAAGCTAAAGTCTTATTTTCACAGGCATGAGCACAGCAGCGGCTAAAGAGTTAAATTTACCCCCTCCCGCCCCAACACGAGAACCTTGGCTGCACTGacctttaattattttttactgttttttggCTCTTCAAgaaagcaaaaatacaaaatcttaATTCTCCTGACTAGGCCTTCGCGCTGACAGATCGGAAGGAAATGGTTAGGCAAGGCATGTTAACACTAAATCACTTTATAATCGCTTACAAAGTGTGTGTGATTTAGAATGTTTTAAGGGCTAGTACGTTTGTCTTAAAACGCACGTAATGATAATATGTACATTCTTGAACCTCTATTATGTTTGCATTCACTTTATCAGTTTTAATGAATGGCCTTCAGTGGTTTCATGTGCGAGTGAAATATTCTTGAAAAAAAGTCAACTTTAACATAACCTATAATTCGTCGCTGTCCGTTTGAACAGACGAAAAAAACTGCCCTGACAGCGATCAGGAATTGGAGCCGCACGAGGAGCGCTGCGCGCGAGCAAGCAACCCTGGCCCCCGGCCTCCATCTTCTTACAGTCCCAGATGTGACGGGGTGAAGGACAAGCCTAGGCTGGAGAAGGACGACGACTACCGGGACTCGCGGAAACAGAGCGATTCAATACTCAGCACCAGGAACCCAGAAAAGGATAAGTCGgaaaacagacagaggaaaGAGACGGAACCTTCCAAAATAGACACGGACAGCGGAAACCTCGGCGGGGTGAAGGACAGCTTCTCCCCGCTCATGGTGCAGACGGACAGCCCTTCGCAGTTCACCGCGGGACATTTACAGAGCTTGGCCCTCTCTGGTCTGCACGGCCAGCAGTTCTTTAACCCGTTAAACGCGGGGCATCCCCTGTTCATCCACCCGGGACAGTTCGCAATGGCCCCTGGGGCGTTCTCCGCCATGGGCATGGGACACTTCCTGGCTTCGGTATCCGGAGCGAGTGGCCTGGAGAACGGCAGCCTGGCGGCGCAGGGAGTCGGCGGCACGCCAAGCCCCTTTCCCTTCCACCTGTCTCAGCACGTGCTGGCCTCTCAGGTAAATGGAGCCATTACATCTGCTGCTTTCTGCTCGGTTCCTCGGATGATTTAAAACGTTAGGCCCACATATTTATCagtaaatgtgaataaaatgaatcacCTGCGGTTGTAATTGTTACACTGAATTAGGTCAGAACCAGAAAGCTAGTAGGCTAGGCTTTCATCGTTGTAGGCAGGGGTTATTTTCGGCTCATGTTCTCACTACTTCACCCACAGTGAAGTTGCAGCGGCTTAATAGGCCCAGGTCCGTTCCCGCAACACAGAATAGTTTCTATATTATTTTCACTTGTAGGCATACCGTCACCAAATAGAATACTAGGCTATTGTGTGCGTTAATATTTACAACAAAGCAGCTTTTCGGCGACATCAATGCTTTAAAACATGTCTATTCCTGTCACGGTGTAGCGTCAGTCTGAGTAGCCTACCCGAAAATGTGctgaaagtaataaaaatgtattctcggtttttttcatatattgaTTTAAGGAAGTGACAAAAGGCTATATCATGCTATTGACAACTCCTCATTATTCCTTAACATGTATGGTTTGGCTTCCATGCAATAACTCATGTTAGCCTATTTATATAACGATACCATAAAATTGTGAGCAGCTAAACAATGCTAAAagaaataacatatttttacaCTCAGAGCAGgataatattgatttaaaatattattgaaataaatgttgaattcGATAAGCCTTTCTGGCGACTGCTTGCTTGCGTTTGACTGGAGGCACGTGCAAAGATCAGCAGTCCACTTGGTGCGTGCTTGCTCTGAGCAAATGGGTAGTCTCCACTTATCAGTCTTTAAATTCGATATATCAGAGTTCGCATGAAACTCACAATTCCAAGGTACAATAGCAGCGACAGAGACTGTAtcgcaaaagcaaaaaataatagatATACAGGCCTATATACGCTCACCTTCTAATCACTCcataaatgtgtttctttcattGCAGGGTATTCCTATGTCGACATTCGGTGGACTTTTCCCGTACCCCTACACCTACATGGCAGCCGCAGCCGCTGCGGCCTCAGCTATTCCCTCCAGTAGCGCGGCTTCCTCGATCTCCAGGAATCCCTTCCTGGGTAGCGCTGCGTCCCGGCTGCGCTTCAGCCCGTACCAGCTCCCCGTGTCCATCCATCAAAACGCTAACCTGCTGGCCACAGGACTGCCTGGCAGCCTCAACGCGGGATCCGAGTCGTCGAAGTCGTGCAGCCGGGAGACGAGCCCCGCGCCCGATCACCATAACCACAAAGCGGGGGACAGTCAAGCGACTCGCTCTCCTAGAAGGACTTTAAAGGAATCTATCAACGAACTCCACAACATACAGAGGCTAGTCAGTGGACTTCAGCGGGAGAGGATGACCTCCCCGTCCAGTGACTCTCCGAAATGAGAAAGGGAAATTATCAATCCATGGCTGGACTTTAAGTATTCATCAGTTCTTAGGAGCTGACGGTTGTGCTGCACGCGACATAGCGTACCATGGGCGAACGAAATGGCTGACGGGATGCTCGGGTAATTAAGTGGTACACTTTGTAAAATCCGTACAGTAAAAATTCCCCATTAGCCTATTGAAAATTACGCACCGGGTCTTCAGTAATATCCATTTTAGACAGGAAGGACATACAAGGATTTCAAGGAGgcctacaaacaaaatgttgagTTTCTGAAAAGCCAAGCCTTCCACGGCTGAGAAGATCAAAGGCCCATtaaggaatatgttttttttcttcaaaatatctCGCAACAGCACAAACACGACGGTGCATCACGGAGGACACCTGGGAAATCAAACGGGATCCGAGCttctaataatattttaaaagggaTTTGAGGGAGACCAACGTTCAGtcgtaaataaaaataacgcCACACTACGGTAATTTCTTGAATAGATGTTGACAATCGCTTGAAATATCTGACGGACAATACTATTAGAACTATTTATGTAATTGAAAGAACATCAATTTTGTAAATAAGCTACACGTATCCCAGGATATGCAAAttagtattaatttatttaaagctGTACATTGGCGTGTATATAATAATAAGAGTTAaactcattttgttttgttaaacttcattttgtaaaacttcattttacatgaacatatataattaattaaaccTATTTAGCGCTTGATGGgttgaaacagaaaataaaatgtttctgtatcTGTGATGCATTTGCTGTATATCCCGCACGAGACGCGTGAAGGAAAAAATGCGCGCCACTGTTGCATTCTCGCGATTGCAGACATTATTAGCTACTACGAAGACGGCTGCTGTGTCTGGCGGAGCGCGTGATGGCACGAACACCTCAGGTTTTTATTCAACTCCAGCACAGGAGAGCGGCGTTTTACACCCCTCTTGAAAGTATACGCTTTTTAAAAAGCGCAACCGTTCATTGCTGGTTATTCGGGTAAATTCAAATGTTCTATTCCATcacacttcaaataaaaaatatacgtAAAGCTGTTGCTTTGGATTATTTACTGCTATTATCAATGTATTATTTAGTAATTAGTTGtcactgtatatttaaatattctggTGGAACCACAATCACGTCGTTAAACTAatgaagcaaaaatattttattttttcgttGTAGGCTAAAGGAAAGTCAACGGAAAAATTAGTGCCTTATGATATGATGTCAAATGCATAtcacaaaattaataaaaataaaaacgcattTAAGGGAACCTTTAAACAAGGGGGTGCGTTTTcctacacaaaaacaaaacgggCGTATATAAGTTAAGGGTTTCTTGCGTAAAATGCCCATCTCTTGAAAGTCAATTTTTTAGAGAGACAATCAACTTGGCTAATAGACCCATGGAGTCCTGGTATTCATTCACTGATTAATAAAGTTTAGCGCCCTCTGTCGTTAGTGTGATCGTCGTTTACATAGTATCGTTCAACAGAGCAGTAGCTGCTCATTTGCATTGAAAAACATAACTGTAATAAACACTGTAAATATTGTGGCTGAAATCTACGACTAAAACTAAATTAGTCGGGGTCAAAAGGTTTCCTCGTCTGGTGGACACAGCTGGACGAATCCTACACACAGGGGGTGCCGTATCGGGGTTCGGGAGTTCGGGGGGTTCTGAGTTGTGCTGAAATGGTGCcgtaattgtgcagggatggggtggtCTGGGCTGGTGGGGCCCAACGTGAGATCTCTTCTTGGGGCCCAAAATCTCTGTAAGTGCCCCTGCCTATGCAGGCAGCCTACAGCCTACCACTCATGTCACGTACAGTATATGGTGAAGACTGCCAGCATTCGTTACGCCATGATCATTGGAAATAACTAACGAAGGGATGCTCTGAAAAGGACCGATGTAGGTACATAGTTTTGTTTTATCCCAGTGCTAAGGTACCGGATCCAAGGTCTTGACTGAACACCATTATTAGTTAAATTATTGAGTTCAGGTGTCCtagtgctgagctaaaacaaaactctgcacccacactggccctttttggataagatgaACACCCCTGCTCCATCCCTTTTAATAACATGTTGAGGAGGAATAACTTCCCAATTACTTAGGTTACATATCATTGCTTAATATTAGAATTAAGGACGCAACACAAACAAGGACCCTGGAGTCAGACCGATAAATCAAACTTTGGTTAAGAAAAATTCGGCATGTTTCAAGAGCACTTGACACACTTTTGTATGTCAGTAAGTGGCCTACGTCGTGGGAAATTGTGGCATTTGATTTTCTCTATCATGACACGACATCCCCACAACAAGAACCATGACTCTTTAAAAgcattgttataattattagtattattgttgttaataGTAATAATCGTTGCTAtcgtgatattttttttaaacttccgGTCCTCAGAATAGACTTATCGCAGTTCTTGTTGTGTTACTGCTTTGTCCATTTTGAAACTACGTGATTAATGTGTTTAATCGGAGTTTCCTACTCGCTGCAGAACTGCATTGTCCCACTGTTGTtataaatagaatagaatagtaATTTCGGGGTATTTATAGACACGTTGTGTTTCTACCGGAAGCTCTGCGCCCATTTCCTTTGTACGTTGTGTGGCACTCCCTACGTTTAActatttgagaagaaaaaaaagttcagagcAGTTCAGTCTAAATAGAAAATGCACGCTTTGTCACCTGGGGAGAGCCTCGTTGTTTACATTTATGAACATTAAAAGACACTAGTCTGTTTTAATATATAACATAAGTTTGCTTACTGTTCAATTAAAAGCGTTAGgttaaatttcacacagacgcGCTGACGTAAATGAAGTCGGCCAAAATTAGGCAATAAATCTTTGGAGAAAGGGCTGAGGAACTCTGCACAGAAGTGAAAGGGTTAAGCAGTTCGGCAGGGAAACTGGGAAGGATGGGCGCGCGGACCCCTAGCCGCTGTGGCAGCAGACAGCCCTTTGTCCAGGGACCGGCGCCTGTCGCCTGCCTGCCGGCCACGCAGCCTCAAGCTCCACACACCCGCTCACAAAAGCTGCGAGGGATCCAGAGAGCAGTAGCTCCTAATTAGGGAGCCCcttcgtgtttttttcttttctttcttcaacGATAATCACAAAACTGGCCTTGCATTAAGGGACCATTGTTATCCTCTGTTATCTCCAATTAACAGAACTAGCTGCTAGAGCTCGCGGTTTctcagaggaaagaaaaaactgtCGAAACCAATCAGTCACTGGCTGATCAATAAGCCGCCCTCCTAGATAGACTACCAGCTACTGATCGGTAATTGTAGCGGGACACGGgttaaaaaaaggtacaaattaatttataacTTTATCCGAGGATCCAGTATTTGAGGGTTTTAACCGTTGTTTGTTGTCACAAATCCAAAGACTTTCACTTGCGCGCTTAAATCTATGCGACGACACCTGCACTATCCATTTTAGACGGCTTTTAATCGCCGGCTTCTCGAAAATAATGCCATCCTATAGCCTCCTCGTTGCACGTGTAACTGCACTAAATGGTAACTTTAAGATAAATACACAGGAAAGGTTGGACTACGCTAACAAGGGCACAAGGCTATGCCGGAGGCTAACGTTTATTTACGCATAATTTACGAACCGCAAGGCATAACACAAAGGAGAATAATCTATTTTTAGATATGCAATGTGATAACTgatttgttgaaataaaatacaaataccatgAAGTAACAGCCAAACAATTTCATCTGATTCCCTACAGAGTAATGGTAGTTATTTGAGCCACACGAATATGCCTGTATAATAGGCTATTGTCTATGAAGCAATTTTCGGGTGTAGACatacaagagagagagagagaaaaaatcagTTTCTTGTGATTTTTGGCTCGCAGACATTTGCTTGATGTACACAAATCAGGCTGCAGGTAGCCCGGAGCCTGTAGGGCTATCTCAACGTATCGCAGATCGCGCGCCGCGCCACAGCCCGAAGGGAGACGCGGTTATCTCGAACACTGGGCGCGCCCCCAGAAAGCACGAGCTGGGTGAGAATACAGACAACCCAGCTCTCGACTGGAGACAGATCTCCTGACCGAGATAACCCGGGGAGGAAGCAGATTGTAACCAAAAATAGAAACGCGGAGCCTGTCCCATTGCACGCTAGGGGAACTCGGCCTATTTCAGCTGGTAACTGACTACCTGTGTGCTGCCAAGCGAAGTTTCATTGTAACACGCACCAGGCTATATTATCCGTCTATAGAGCCACGTCCCCACCAGAGCCAACAGATATCTTATAAAGGGGAAATCATTACTGTAGTAGTCAGCCATAGGGCTGCAGTTTGATCGTGGGTTAGCGATATGGAAACTATCACCTCGTATCAGCAGTGGAACATTGTCTGACAAGTATGGTTTCGTGTCTGTGGGCTCGGCGATCTTGCACAATGTACAGTAGAATAAAAACCAGCGAGCCGTCGCCCCCTCCCGGAGACAGAGATATAGAATTACTACGCTGCCCCTATGTCAATCGCGCCACAGGTAGAGGGCACATATCGAAATTCTGCCCATTGAaggtgcgtgtttgtgtgtgagagtgttttcTTGGTGGTGGCATACAGCTAAAAGTTCATAGGGTGTCAATTGTTCTGACAGCGTTGCTTATTATTAACTATAGGCTAATTCTAGATGAACTCGTCATTGTTAAAAGGTGAAAAATGCAGGTTCAGAAAGTCCTCCATTCCAATCGCCTGGATCTTCTCACAGtgctccattacattacattacattacaggcatttagcagacgctcttatccagagcgacttacacaactttttttttttttttacatagcactttacattgtatccatttatacagctggatatatactgaagcaatgcaggttaagtaccttgctcaagggtacaacggcagtgtccttacccgggaatcgaacctgcgacctttcggttacaagcgcagttccttacccactgtgccacactccgtcctccagcagccaggaggtagaactgattagtgaaatcagctgactgggtttatgggtggaagaaacacatggcaggactttcactttctgacccctgcGCTTTCCACGTCTGGTATTGCACGAAATCGCATCCAAATCATTTAACGAAAGCACAAGGCAGACAGGCACATATTTGGTTGAAATACCGCTTCCGACCACTAGATGGTGGAATAActccctttaaaaaatataatcaacAATGAATGTCACTGTCCAATTAACATCAATGTTCCACAATCCGGGTACTGCATAAATTTTAAACGTATGAAGTATACTTCATGAGCTGATAGCATATTTGATGTGCCTCCACATGTATGATTACACTCGACATTACCCCCAAAAGACTCAAATTCACATTTACTTTTAAGGTTACTGACAACTGATTCATGAACAAATTACAATGCAGCCTTGTATCTAAACGCAAATACTTATGACACAGTTACACGTTAGCAAGGGGCGCGTAAATCGATCCTGTCTTCGTCACAATGACACTGGCGGCCACATTCATCACACAGGATTTTACTAACATGTTCATATGCAAgcatagccgcgtttccaccgcaggaactataccccggaactaggaaccttttgaggaactcagtgcgtttccaccgcaggaactagggtctaaatttagttctgggggctttgttttaccccccaaaacgttcctgctcggggggtagtactttccgaaagtacaggaaccttttgggtggagcttgctgcgctgaacatttctgattggtcgagtactcgtagcgtttgtgttgtatttattttccgccattacccgccatgtttgaaaatatgcagcgcaaaccaattaattttcataataacttcaaatcaaacttgtatgttatgcggcgcagtagcctacttttggttataacctgtcaacgtcttggaattataacgtgtgctcttctgttcttttcttgctttagtattcgttttataaaatgctaagcattcgtgctgggacagcatattacgtaggctaccaaaacattcaaacggattaattcggttgctgaatattttcttccggattttctttgttagcccgttgtaattgactcaaaacgtttgatacagttatgtgaggtatgcggtagttctgcacgattaacattggtgatacagtacaagcaaactggaaatcaccttccgcactttttatccgggtaaaataacaggttaattctagtaatcttccctttagctttttcagactgccgtaattttactcaattttactgccatttttcaattccacgaaaagaccaggaagactatggactcatttatggtgcatggttcgcatctggagggcacacgtcgctgctcggctagcagtaacttcgaaggaaagcaaacggtggctgtaccactactaatttacattttcacgcaagtccgagttttcgttctattcttgtcattttgcgattagcctatatggaattgacgacgagaaagtaataaaacagctaattgtttacaacgtgtgcatgttttctgctgttaatgaatgtgtttgagaggatatatgaaaatcaataaatacaaaagtaaccatatatagtcattgttggtaacccgttgtatataagtggaataaacccctccgggctgtcccggttattagaaaataatgtaggctacttcggtggtagtatggggttacagaagaactcatatgacagatggaccgacgacaacgtcagtgggctaatttacctaatcttcgcggtactttagaccccggtggaaacgcagacaaccattggctgaaggaaccttttagttcctggtaaagtagttcctgggactgaaagttccgggtaatttcggtggaaacgcggctcatgACTGTCTTAAATATGTTTACACCTGGCAATTTCAGAGGACTGAAAATCAGACACTTCACGTTTAGCATGTAAAATGACAG encodes:
- the LOC135236008 gene encoding T-box transcription factor TBX2b-like, with the translated sequence MRDPVFTGTAMAYHPFHAHRPADFPMSAFLAAAQPSFFPALTLPPGALNKTIADHALAGAAEAGLHPALTRHHQAAHLRALKSLEPEEDVEDDPKVTLDAKDLWDQFHKIGTEMVITKSGRRMFPPFKVRMNGLDKKAKYILLLDIVAADDCRYKFHNSRWMVAGKADPEMPKRMYIHPDSPATGEQWMAKPVAFHKLKLTNNISDKHGFTILNSMHKYQPRFHIVRANDILKLPYSTFRTYVFPETDFIGVTAYQNDKITQLKIDHNPFAKGFRDTGNGRREKRKQLTLPSLRMYEDPCKVDRDGGESDASSSEPTPGRDASPLGSASSPLRFSRLSRDEKNCPDSDQELEPHEERCARASNPGPRPPSSYSPRCDGVKDKPRLEKDDDYRDSRKQSDSILSTRNPEKDKSENRQRKETEPSKIDTDSGNLGGVKDSFSPLMVQTDSPSQFTAGHLQSLALSGLHGQQFFNPLNAGHPLFIHPGQFAMAPGAFSAMGMGHFLASVSGASGLENGSLAAQGVGGTPSPFPFHLSQHVLASQGIPMSTFGGLFPYPYTYMAAAAAAASAIPSSSAASSISRNPFLGSAASRLRFSPYQLPVSIHQNANLLATGLPGSLNAGSESSKSCSRETSPAPDHHNHKAGDSQATRSPRRTLKESINELHNIQRLVSGLQRERMTSPSSDSPK